The Candidatus Denitrolinea symbiosum DNA window AAGCCACCGATAAAGGCAGAGAACCAGATGAAAATGCCCAGGATCAGCGCCGCGCCCACCAGCAATTCGCCCACTGCCACGAGTTTGGCGAACCAGACGTAATTGCCGCTATCGAGCATGAACTGAATGAAATTGCGATACCAATCAAAGGCGATCAGAGGCCGGGCAGGCGCATCGGGGATGAGGACAGCGCGACCCCAGAAACCTTTCAGCGCCTCGCCGCCCTGCATCCAGGCTGGGTTGGTGATCTTGCCCCAGCCCGATTCGATCCACTGGTATCCCAGGTATAGGCGAACAACGAGCCAGAGCCAGGAAAACACCTTGCTTTCGAACAAGGTCTTGGTGAATGAAATATCAGCGAGTTGATATTCCTTGGACATGGTTTGAGTAGTCATTTTTACTCCTTTGAAGATAAATTTTGTCTTGCTTTGACCCCATCTTACTGCCTGCCTGGTAAGAACAACAGCGCATTTCGACTTGTTTCGGAATACGCTGTTTTGCTTATGATATTTATCAGGGCGATTTCCTGAATGTCATATCCTTGTTACTCAAGAGGATGTTCGATTTCGCCCGCCATGAATGGATCGGGATTCAAAAGAAAAACATCCAGGCACGCCTGCGTGCAGAAATATATTCTCTCACCGCGATACTCCGCGCTGGGATATTTGGATGTGTCTTTGATCTTCCCGCCGCAGGCAGTGATGAATTTGGGTTCTTCAAGGGGTCGGTTTATTTGAGTTGGATCCAAGGTCATTCATCCTTTTTGATGTGGTGTTCATTTTCATTCCTGAGCCAAACAAAAATCACAGCAACCGCCACGCCCGCCATCCCTGCCAGTACCATCGCACTGGAGGTAGACTCGAACAATTCCTTCCACAATACGGCAAACAAAATCACGCCGATGACGAACGCCGCAATGTAGGAAAGGGTTGGCATGTGAATTTTTTGATGTTTCATTTTATCCTTCTTCCACGATCAACTTCCCGCGCAACATGCCCATCTGGCATTGAAAGCCATACTCACCTGCTTTATCAGGAGTGAATTCAATGGTTGTCGGCTCGCCTTCAGGCAGGGGTGAACTCTTGTTGAAGTCAGGGAATAGCACTTGTTCCGAGCACGCCGAACTTTCCTGGCGCGTGAACGTCAAACGCACTGGGCGACCTTTTTGCACGACAATCACATCAGGTGTGTAGCCGCCTTTCACGATGACCGCCACCTCCTGCGCGCCCGATGCCGATACAGCAACGCGGGTCTGCGCTTTGGGCGCGAACCAGAAATACCAGGCAATCAATACAGTGAGTACAATTCCTGAAAGAACTACAAAGATTTGGATTTGAGACATATCAAGCTCCTTTCATGGCTTGGATGATGGATAACGGACCAAATACGGTGACGAAATTCTCCGCTTCTTTGACTCCGCCGAAACCTGCCTCTGTTACGAAGCGCGGGATCAACCCGTCGAAGTTGTCGGCAGTCTCTTCGAGACGGCGCATGTATGTGGTCATGAAGCGGGTGAGCGACGAATGCGGCGCGCCAAAATCAAGAATGTATAGCTCGCCGCGCGGCTTAAGCACACGATATATTTCTTCGAACGCGCGACGCTTATCTGCGGTGACGAGGTGGTGAATGACGAGGCTGGTAACAACTCTATCGAAAGCGGAATCAGGATACGGGAGGGAGGAAGCGAGTCCTTCATCCCATTGAACATCCAGACCGCGAGATTTTTCCCGCGCAATCTCCAAGACTTCTGGGTCGCCATCCAACCCTGTAACTTCGGCTTCAGGATGCGCCCGCCTGAGCATGACGGTCAACGTGCCTGTGCCGCAACCGAGGTCGAGGATTTTCATATGCGGCTGAATATTTGCTTGTTGAATTAACTTTCGTTTGAATGTCTCTTCGCGCATAACCCATTTGAGCAAGGGATCATACAGCGGCGTGAGCCAGCGAAAACTTAATGCGGGAATGTAACGCTTTTCATTTGAGGATTGACTCATGTTGACCTGTCCTTTCCCATTGTCTCAATAAAACCATACAACCAATAAGAACGACCAGACCCATCACCTGCGCGGCGCGGTAGCCATCCAGCCAGAGAATACTGTCGCCGCGAAAGGCTTCAAGAAACACTCGCGCAACCGCAATGAGGGCAACGAATTGTACGAAGCGCGCGCCAGGCGCATTGGCTGGAATCATTTTGGGAAGCACAACTGTAAATATCACCAGCGCGAGAAAGATTTCATAAAGTTGCGACGGGTGGCGATAGTCTGACCACAGATACATCGCCCAGGGAACGCGCGACGGCGCGCCATAGGCATTGCCGCTTAGGAGGTGAGACGCGCCGATTGCGATCATGAAGAATGACAATCCAGGTGTGAGCGCGTCCAATGTTTGACGAAGCGGAAGTTTCTGACGGTATCCATACAGCGCGGCAGCGGCAATGCCGATCACGAAACCTCCGACAGGCGAAAACGTGCTTGTGCTCAACGAAAACAAGCCGAGCGGGTTCGCCAGATAGACCGAGGCATATTGCGCCGCATACACGAGCCTTGCGCCAAGAATCCCGCCGACCAAACCGTATCCGATCAGGTTATTGATTTTCTCCTTGTTCAGACCGAGACGGGCGGCTTCGCGCTCGATGAATGTTGCGCCAATCCAAAAGCCGATGACCAGGGCGAGCAAGGGCATTTGGAGCAGGAAGGGTCCCAAACGAAGATATGGAAACATTACTCGCCCTCCCGCAACAACTCTTCGACTTTGGATTGAATCAGCGCTTCGCTCATCGGTCCGCCGACAATGACCGAGCGGATTACGCCATTGCGGTCAATGAAAAACGAAGTGGGCAGGGCAGTATTACGATATAAATTGCCTACTTCGTTATCACGGTCGAGCGCGATGGGGAAGGTGACACCGATTTCTTTCACAAATTCAGCCACCGCTCGTTCCGAGTCCTGGGCGGTGAGGTTCAATCCGATCACCACAAATCCAAGTTCCTTATAACTGCGATACGTTTTTTCAATCGCTGGCATTTCCAATCGGCAGGGTGGGCACCAGGATGTCCAAAAGTTGACCAGCACCACTTTGCCGCGCAAATCGGAAAGTGTAACTTTACCGCCACCCAGCAAGTCGAGGGTAAAGTCTGGGGCGGAGAAACCTTCTTTTGCCACAGCGCCTGGCTGTGCCTGAGGCTGAGTGGAAGAGACGCGCGAGGTGACAGTCCAAATCATTCCGAGAACTAAAGCCCAAGTCATCCATGTGGAAAATCCAGA harbors:
- a CDS encoding cupredoxin domain-containing protein, whose product is MSQIQIFVVLSGIVLTVLIAWYFWFAPKAQTRVAVSASGAQEVAVIVKGGYTPDVIVVQKGRPVRLTFTRQESSACSEQVLFPDFNKSSPLPEGEPTTIEFTPDKAGEYGFQCQMGMLRGKLIVEEG
- a CDS encoding methyltransferase domain-containing protein, encoding MSQSSNEKRYIPALSFRWLTPLYDPLLKWVMREETFKRKLIQQANIQPHMKILDLGCGTGTLTVMLRRAHPEAEVTGLDGDPEVLEIAREKSRGLDVQWDEGLASSLPYPDSAFDRVVTSLVIHHLVTADKRRAFEEIYRVLKPRGELYILDFGAPHSSLTRFMTTYMRRLEETADNFDGLIPRFVTEAGFGGVKEAENFVTVFGPLSIIQAMKGA
- a CDS encoding prolipoprotein diacylglyceryl transferase, whose translation is MFPYLRLGPFLLQMPLLALVIGFWIGATFIEREAARLGLNKEKINNLIGYGLVGGILGARLVYAAQYASVYLANPLGLFSLSTSTFSPVGGFVIGIAAAALYGYRQKLPLRQTLDALTPGLSFFMIAIGASHLLSGNAYGAPSRVPWAMYLWSDYRHPSQLYEIFLALVIFTVVLPKMIPANAPGARFVQFVALIAVARVFLEAFRGDSILWLDGYRAAQVMGLVVLIGCMVLLRQWERTGQHESILK
- a CDS encoding TlpA family protein disulfide reductase translates to MTWALVLGMIWTVTSRVSSTQPQAQPGAVAKEGFSAPDFTLDLLGGGKVTLSDLRGKVVLVNFWTSWCPPCRLEMPAIEKTYRSYKELGFVVIGLNLTAQDSERAVAEFVKEIGVTFPIALDRDNEVGNLYRNTALPTSFFIDRNGVIRSVIVGGPMSEALIQSKVEELLREGE